The Tardiphaga alba genome includes a window with the following:
- a CDS encoding bifunctional folylpolyglutamate synthase/dihydrofolate synthase: MSQTAPTSSPLGEILARLSSLHPNTIDLSLERMQRLMAQLGNPERRLPPVIHVAGTNGKGSTIAYLRAILEAAGLGVHVYTSPHLVRMNESIRLGGMLVSDDDLRDAFAYVEAVNAGAPITLFEAETAVAFHIFASHPADVLLLEVGLGGRLDATNVIEAPIASVITPIAIDHTDFLGDTIAKIAAEKAGIIKRRAPVIIAEQIPDVAAVLEGEARRQHAPTHSAGQEWHISVERGRLVYQDDRGLMDLAAPRLFGHHQFGNAGLAIATLRALPQFKFDPAVYEHGVASAEWPARMQRLTSGKLLSLAPDESELWLDGGHNAEGGRVIAEALGDLEERVPRPLVVIVGMMGNKDATGFLANFAGLTRHIIAVPIPDRAGVMPVEKLVDAGRALGMRVETAESASAALQSLRRLAYEVPPRVLISGSLYLAGHVLAENGTLPV; encoded by the coding sequence GTGAGCCAGACCGCGCCGACATCGTCGCCGCTTGGCGAGATTTTGGCGCGACTGTCGTCGTTGCATCCGAACACGATCGACCTGTCGCTGGAGCGGATGCAGCGCCTGATGGCGCAGCTCGGCAATCCCGAGCGCCGATTGCCGCCGGTGATCCATGTCGCCGGCACCAATGGCAAGGGCTCGACCATCGCGTATCTGCGCGCGATCCTTGAGGCCGCCGGCCTGGGCGTTCACGTCTATACCTCGCCGCATCTCGTCCGCATGAATGAGAGCATCCGTCTCGGCGGCATGCTGGTGAGCGATGACGACCTCCGCGATGCCTTCGCCTATGTGGAAGCCGTCAATGCCGGCGCGCCGATCACGCTGTTCGAGGCGGAGACGGCGGTGGCGTTCCACATCTTCGCCAGCCATCCTGCCGATGTGCTGTTGCTCGAAGTCGGCCTCGGCGGCCGGCTCGATGCCACCAATGTGATCGAGGCGCCGATCGCCTCCGTCATCACGCCCATCGCTATCGATCACACGGATTTTCTGGGCGACACCATCGCGAAGATCGCAGCGGAAAAAGCCGGCATCATCAAGCGCCGCGCGCCAGTGATCATCGCCGAACAAATCCCCGACGTGGCCGCCGTTCTCGAAGGCGAAGCGCGCAGGCAACATGCACCAACCCACAGCGCCGGACAGGAATGGCACATCAGCGTCGAGCGTGGCCGTCTCGTCTACCAGGACGATCGCGGGTTGATGGATCTCGCCGCGCCGCGTCTGTTCGGGCATCATCAGTTCGGCAATGCCGGTCTTGCCATCGCGACATTGCGTGCACTCCCGCAATTCAAGTTCGATCCCGCGGTCTATGAGCACGGCGTTGCCAGCGCCGAGTGGCCCGCGCGCATGCAGCGGCTCACCTCCGGCAAACTGCTATCACTCGCACCCGATGAGTCCGAGCTCTGGCTCGATGGGGGCCACAATGCCGAAGGCGGGCGCGTCATTGCCGAAGCGCTCGGTGATCTCGAAGAGCGCGTGCCGCGACCCCTCGTGGTGATCGTCGGCATGATGGGCAACAAGGATGCGACTGGCTTTCTCGCCAATTTCGCGGGTCTCACGCGCCACATCATCGCAGTGCCGATTCCTGATCGCGCGGGTGTCATGCCGGTTGAAAAACTCGTCGATGCCGGCCGCGCGCTCGGCATGCGTGTGGAGACGGCGGAGAGCGCCAGCGCCGCGCTGCAGTCGCTGCGGCGGCTGGCCTATGAAGTGCCGCCACGCGTGCTGATATCAGGCTCGCTCTATCTCGCCGGCCATGTGCTTGCGGAGAACGGCACGCTGCCGGTGTAG
- a CDS encoding metallophosphoesterase family protein, with amino-acid sequence MRFAVLADVHGNYLALEAVLADIKRQGVTEIVNLGDMVSGPMDAHRTVELMMGMNAVCVRGNHDRYVTDWTLDEMYPSDRLAHSQLTPAQMDWLRALPHSAIYRDEVYCVHATPDDDNTYWMEAVTPEGVVHMAAIEDIEAKAAGIPQSLILCAHTHIARSIRLRDGRMIVNPGSVGGPGYRDVVPYPHALEVGTPDACYAIVEKRDGRWDVTFRQVPYDHEKMAALARKNERAEWANALATGWIR; translated from the coding sequence ATGCGTTTCGCTGTTCTTGCCGATGTTCATGGCAACTATCTCGCCCTCGAAGCCGTGCTTGCTGACATCAAAAGGCAGGGCGTCACCGAAATCGTCAATCTCGGCGACATGGTCTCCGGCCCGATGGACGCCCATCGCACGGTCGAGCTCATGATGGGCATGAATGCCGTCTGCGTGCGCGGCAATCACGATCGTTATGTCACCGACTGGACGTTGGACGAGATGTATCCGTCGGATCGTCTCGCGCACAGTCAACTCACACCGGCGCAGATGGACTGGCTGCGCGCATTGCCCCACAGCGCGATCTATCGCGATGAGGTCTATTGCGTGCACGCCACGCCGGATGACGACAACACCTACTGGATGGAAGCCGTAACACCAGAGGGCGTGGTGCATATGGCTGCGATCGAGGACATCGAGGCGAAAGCGGCGGGCATCCCGCAATCGCTGATCCTCTGCGCGCACACGCATATCGCGCGCTCGATTCGCCTTCGCGATGGTCGCATGATCGTCAATCCCGGCAGCGTCGGCGGCCCCGGCTACCGCGATGTCGTGCCATATCCGCATGCGCTCGAAGTCGGCACGCCCGATGCGTGCTATGCGATCGTTGAAAAGCGGGACGGGCGCTGGGACGTGACGTTTCGGCAGGTGCCGTATGATCACGAGAAGATGGCCGCGCTGGCGCGCAAGAATGAGCGCGCGGAATGGGCGAATGCGCTGGCGACGGGGTGGATCAGGTAG
- the trxA gene encoding thioredoxin, whose translation MGVGKVSDADFETAVLGATGPVVVDFWAEWCGPCRMIAPALDEISAAMGEKVTIVKLNVDENPKTASKYGVMSIPTLMIFKGGEMASRQVGAAPKAKLQQWISSAV comes from the coding sequence ATGGGTGTTGGCAAGGTTTCAGACGCCGATTTCGAAACCGCAGTGCTCGGCGCGACGGGCCCGGTGGTCGTCGATTTCTGGGCCGAATGGTGCGGCCCCTGCCGCATGATTGCGCCGGCCCTCGACGAGATCTCCGCCGCCATGGGCGAGAAGGTCACCATCGTGAAGCTGAATGTCGACGAGAATCCTAAGACCGCTTCGAAATATGGCGTGATGTCGATCCCGACGCTGATGATCTTCAAGGGCGGCGAAATGGCCTCCCGCCAGGTCGGCGCCGCCCCGAAGGCGAAGCTGCAGCAGTGGATTTCGTCGGCGGTGTAA